The following coding sequences are from one Mytilus trossulus isolate FHL-02 chromosome 8, PNRI_Mtr1.1.1.hap1, whole genome shotgun sequence window:
- the LOC134727389 gene encoding uncharacterized protein LOC134727389, whose translation MNYYTVASLRKNDVKLVKKLIKKGADVNLVARGDRHFDFYENSAPPILYAANNCNVDIVKLLIDAGKTSIVRKKKNLKICIIYNVVYNFEGVDINKFQGIPQDINLQEPPDVRAIIYPTCLSRWQDFGFTRLSCGPHMLLKVLEHYLNAGVKLNTTSWGPCLFLGRGKVYEANQPTTLEICEPWFICTTAILLLQHGVDPKLYRFIDVSRQQE comes from the exons ATGAATTATTACACTGTAGCTAGTTTGAG GAAGAATGATGTTAAACTtgttaaaaaattgataaagaaaGGTGCAGATGTTAATTTAGTTGCCAGAGgagatagacattttgatttttatgaaaaCAGCGCGCCACCCATATTGTATGCTGCGAACAACTGTAACGTCGACATTGTAAAACTTCTCATAGATGCAG gcAAAACCAGCATAGTTCGTAAG aagaaaaaccttaaaatatgcattatctataacgtAGTATACAACTTTGAAGGAGTGGACATTAACAAATTCCAGGGAATTCCACAAGATATCAATTTACAGGAACCACCTGACGTACGTGCAATCATTTATCCAACATGTCTGAGTAGATGGCAGGATTTTGGATTTACAAGACTTTCCTGTGGTCCACATATGCTTTTAAAAGTACTCGAGCATTATTTAAACGCTGGCGTGAAACTTAACACTACATCTTGGGGACCATGTCTCTTTTTAGG gaGAGGCAAGGTTTATGAAGCAAATCAGCCAACTACCTTAGAAATATGCGAACCGTGGTTTATTTGTACAACAGCAATACTGTTACTACAACATGGAGTGGATCCGAAATTGTACAGATTTATAGATGTTTCACGTCAACAAGAGTAA